In Gossypium arboreum isolate Shixiya-1 chromosome 5, ASM2569848v2, whole genome shotgun sequence, a single genomic region encodes these proteins:
- the LOC108489866 gene encoding transcription factor MYB33-like produces MSHTKHEREDGMLSKDQTESPYIDDGSCGGGGAGGVVLKKGPWTSAEDAILIDYVKKHGEGNWNAVQKHSGLFRCGKSCRLRWANHLRPNLKKGAFTQEEEQLIIELHAKMGNKWARMAAHLPGRTDNEIKNYWNTRIKRRQRAGLPLYPPEVCLQALQESHSTSVVNGLDKGPNDILQNNSYEIPDVIFDSLKANQNVLPYVPELPVLSASSMLMKGLGSSQYCGFMQPTIHRQKRLRESPAFFPGYTGAVKNECPLFMQFQDDISDKAAGSFGLSFPIEPDPATKNSQPFGVFPGSHALSNGNFSASEPPLEAVKLELPSLQYPETELGNWGTLTCPPPLLESVDAFIQSPPPTSGLESDSLSPRNSGLLDALLHEAKTLSSAKNHASDKSSNSSTPGDIAEGSNFNICETEWEKCGEPLSPMGNSATSLFSECISASGSSLDEQPPAETVTESHLKSEPADCVLTPEIQKEAPIRLDSSRPDTLLASNWLEQGSGYDKDQAILTNAISSLLGDDLRNEYKNMAEGTSISSQAWGLDSCAWNNMPAVCQMSELP; encoded by the exons ATGAGTCACACAAAACATGAGCGGGAAGATGGAATGCTCTCTAAGGATCAGACAGAATCGCCATATATCGATGATGGTAGCTGTGGAGGAGGTGGAGCTGGGGGAGTTGTTCTGAAGAAAGGACCGTGGACATCAGCTGAAGACGCGATTTTGATTGACTATGTGAAGAAGCATGGTGAAGGCAACTGGAATGCTGTTCAGAAGCACTCTGGACTATTTCGTTGTGGAAAGAGTTGCCGCTTACGTTGGGCTAATCACCTGAGGCCGAACTTGAAGAAAGGGGCATTTACTCAAGAAGAAGAACAGCTGATCATTGAACTCCATGCAAAGATGGGAAATAAATGGGCTCGGATGGCAGCACAT TTGCCTGGTCGTACGGATAATGAGATAAAAAATTACTGGAATACCCGGATTAAGAGACGCCAACGTGCTGGGTTACCTCTGTATCCTCCTGAAGTGTGCTTGCAAGCACTGCAGGAGAGCCACAGTACCAGTGTGGTTAATGGATTGGATAAAGGACCTAATGATATCTTGCAGAACAATAGCTATGAGATACCTGATGTCATATTTGACAGTTTAAAGGCCAATCAAAATGTGCTTCCTTATGTTCCTGAGCTTCCTGTTTTATCCGCTAGCAGCATGCTGATGAAAGGTCTAGGTTCTTCTCAATATTGTGGTTTTATGCAACCAACGATCCATCGCCAGAAGCGTCTTCGGGAGTCACCAGCCTTTTTTCCTGGTTACACTGGTGCTGTTAAAAACGAATGCCCTTTGTTTATGCAGTTTCAAGATGATATATCAGACAAGGCTGCTGGATCCTTTGGGCTGTCTTTTCCAATTGAACCAGATCCTGCAACAAAGAACTCCCAGCCTTTTGGTGTATTCCCAGGTAGCCATGCCCTTTCAAATGGCAATTTCTCTGCTTCAGAGCCCCCTTTGGAGGCTGTGAAGTTGGAGCTCCCTTCACTCCAATATCCAGAAACTGAATTAGGTAACTGGGGCACATTAACTTGCCCACCACCTTTACTTGAGTCTGTTGATGCTTTTATCCAGTCACCACCTCCAACCAGTGGACTGGAGTCCGATAGTCTTTCTCCCCGTAATAGTGGCCTGCTGGATGCTTTACTTCATGAGGCAAAAACTCTAAGCAGTGCAAAGAATCATGCATCTGACAAAAGTTCAAATTCATCTACCCCCGGTGATATAGCTGAAGGTTCAAATTTCAACATTTGTGAGACGGAATGGGAAAAGTGTGGTGAACCTCTTTCTCCAATGGGTAATTCAGCAACTTCTCTTTTCAGCGAGTGTATCAGTGCAAGTGGCAGTTCATTGGATGAACAGCCACCTGCTGAAACTGTTACAG AGTCCCATCTGAAATCCGAACCAGCTGACTGTGTTTTGACCCCAGAGATACAAAAAGAGGCTCCTATTCGGTTGGACAGTAGTCGCCCCGATACTTTACTTGCTTCAAATTGGCTAGAGCAGGGTTCTGGTTACGATAAGGACCAAGCCATCTTGACCAATGCCATATCAAGCCTTCTTGGCGATGATTTGCGTAATGAGTACAAGAATATGGCAGAAGGAACATCTATTTCAAGTCAAGCATGGGGTCTCGATTCTTGTGCATGGAATAACATGCCTGCTGTCTGTCAAATGTCTGAACTCCCTTGA